The following are from one region of the Bacteroidota bacterium genome:
- a CDS encoding putative toxin-antitoxin system toxin component, PIN family → MTSQKSIKVIFDTNIWISFLIGKRLQSIKDQITTREINIVLCDHLLTEIKVVTQRTKLRKYFPSESVSELIEFLEAIGETYQIKLRHKLSRDAKDNFLLDLIEKSKADYLITGDKDLLELNPFMSAKILSPAEFEREVL, encoded by the coding sequence ATGACAAGTCAAAAAAGCATTAAAGTAATTTTTGACACCAATATTTGGATCAGCTTCTTAATCGGCAAAAGGCTCCAATCCATAAAGGATCAAATTACTACCCGTGAAATAAATATTGTTTTATGCGACCATTTACTAACTGAAATAAAAGTTGTAACACAACGTACAAAACTTCGAAAATATTTTCCTTCCGAAAGCGTTAGTGAACTGATTGAATTTCTTGAAGCGATCGGTGAAACATATCAAATAAAACTCAGACACAAATTAAGCCGTGACGCGAAAGATAATTTTCTTCTTGACCTTATTGAAAAATCAAAAGCCGATTATTTGATTACAGGTGATAAAGACCTTCTTGAACTCAATCCCTTTATGTCGGCTAAAATTCTATCTCCCGCTGA